In a single window of the Thunnus thynnus chromosome 9, fThuThy2.1, whole genome shotgun sequence genome:
- the LOC137189440 gene encoding trichohyalin-like has translation MEDHMTSSDMAATGNSSVTMATGSMGADPDLEVLCNRVKVLEQNAGSTIHSDSYMWNRIRELERSEKSLLLQLYQQASASHLPSMQHSQRLDQRLHMLREEVRTMTQEKEQGERLWRERLQRCQRQLKAKEEEMSRQSQYFENFKAQLQHKLTLARDREQSLQNRIYTLEKQLLDMTVSAATGAATISAVRITAGTLTQSKEQERLLSMRGEGEGEEEKKEERRKQWQPNIGTEREERREGDEGKTEKEGERDTKQNSNEARLQGFILSLQEDLRVLLEREESGMTERRRLMEQLQEAQENSHFLCCKVEEMKAEAQQLKLSESSLMEEAEELREENHRLQQSLRDATNQTPSQSPTILESTCPCPGTSSLSCSPFVCSVPSNTNATGRYSDESCGKVQLILDDGDGQPHSSAVVSVHHQATAESPQNDIEDPPSPVKLETLSSPEIVSLNLVTHLTSKSNLSLQSLSVTTETIDEFKLGTWCSRGVLNLEETPSEESDALREAYRSLGLGEDLEALQEQRDRLEGALQHTQEQLQVMAQDNPELKSQLRKQAEEQETETSPAQGNTILAQDDLVQALNQENRALADRIQELLAQIELREREMKTEQTQLREHIFRLKEDRARLEEENQEQGCLITELTKKTEDDLNTIMELQQKLAESRECMEGSQVDKELCGFQWQSEHTAAISRRFQQNNPEECVDNLVESVLKGEEEPQLMSSQQPDELITASDSDFQHNKHNDSLQNSLQSNLQVSSLTGEVDQLMKSVQSLKTEQEELIGKINSLRDEQREAALSIQTQTEEKQHLTRTVWELKEEKDRISQSLVGLKQNREHLTRTICGLKDERDQFIRSMKSLKEEKEQLSTCLSGLEREKEKLLESLSSRKEEGDQTVQSLHRLQKEIDQLNQTVLSLKLERDELTDSLKRLTEQRDQEQLSSILQEDRDKLLKSVSSLKEEKERIEHSISCLKQEEKQTMQLLQDTREERNSLRTGFHSHTQTQERNQKHLLNQNSVGVTKKTETTVSGDYAAHRCQTNNYKGNSIQKQSDLMREIEALEAELKRSQEEMDKSHVETKRLHSELCQSEAKREEAERRAAQAADKVMRLTDEANQMEETSMENDRLTTQVKELQGKLAGLVREKTDTLTLKAQIEEQYNILTAHLKAKTVALEELNSEYIALKRGQGSRDDLSTVLMSLRTRYNDIRAKYDELLKKRSQTDLDVAPLKAKLSCLVVKCQERNSLLVQMMKVMHKHGCGDSTLTQQVEQLLSDSALQDYTAAFTPGGTVKTQNYSSVFTPEFILKFQDYSSGFTPDQTFTSVTPVNQHQKGFTPESGVKYGKSEKRSSIVTTEFTTNLQDCSRDIIPAPTVKKNANSPVPTSPVQEHASVQVSPSPVPAEKEGLSGNTTQLSPSASGSEKLGFHHPGTKVPSSPDPTSTSEARSRSSLSPSPSSSTTRVSPRRRLSSPEKIINLHEQLQKTLLSSYQAPVSRGRGEQPRKSLSFSAPADLSSSPQMKTQSLGVNIPPTNHLSVTTASSQAKHTPVVITKPVATNKSTTLFNAVASRSANVSFNPNTFTKHPLKADISTTAGLSSSSSSFINTVASSKEKSTLSSGTNISISSKLKRQSTAIPDAKHTATTVRSAATDSNVLIFLDTNPKTTASDTSAPSISTAPKANIFSMASNMDGAAPAYAGLAFTSSCTQSAHCSPEISSKSLRKSPAAPEKTKTPRPKPEAPADVRSVEVIKTVGQSSLMIGWERPPLDELGCSNGTFVYGYRVFVDSDFHKSVMSSACTKCILENVNLSVPFYISVQTLGSNGLSSNSVHTMYRTSVRTDHD, from the exons ATGGAGGATCACATGACCTCATCAGACATGGCGGCTACCGGAAACAGTtctgtcaccatggcaacaggctCAATGGGAGCTGACCCGGACCTGGAGGTTCTGTGTAACAGAGTGAAGGTCTTGGAGCAGAATGCAGGTTCAACCATTCATTCTGACAGCTACATGTGGAACAG GATCAGAGAGTTAGAGAGGTCAGAGAAGAGTCTGCTGCTACAGCTCTATCAACAAGCCTCTGCCTCCCACCTCCCCAGCATGCAACACTCCCAGAGGCTGGATCAGAGACTCCACATGCTCAGGGAGGAGGTCAGGACCATG ACTCAGGAGAAGGAACAGGGGGAGCGTTTATGGAGGGAGCGACTGCAGCGCTGTCAGAGGCAGCTGAAGGccaaagaggaggagatgagccGCCAGTCCCAGTACTTTGAGAACTTTAAAGCCCAACTCCAACACAAGCTCACCTTGGCCCGGGACAGAGAGCAGAGCCTGCAGAACCGGATCTACACTTTAGAAAAGCAGCTGCTGGACATGACTGTGAGTGCCGCCACCGGTGCTGCAACAATCAGTGCTGTCAGAATTACTGCCGGGACTTTAACACAGTCGAAGGAGCAGGAGAGGCTACTTTCCATGAGAGGAGAAGgtgaaggggaggaggagaaaaaggaggaaaggaggaagcaATGGCAGCCAAACATAGGaactgagagagaagaaagacgAGAGGGTGAtgagggaaagacagaaaaagaaggagaaagagacacCAAACAGAACTCAAATGAGGCCAGGCTGCAAGGTTTTATCCTGAGCCTGCAGGAGGATCTCAGGGTGctgctggagagagaggagagtgggATGACAGAGCGGAGGAGGTTGATGGAGCAGCTCCAGGAGGCTCAGGAGAACAGCCACTTCCTATGCTGCAAGGTGGAGGAGATGAAGGCAGAGGCGCAGCAGCTGAAGCTGTCTGAAAGCTCCCTCATGGAAGAAGCTGAAGAGCTGAGAGAGGAGAACCACAGACTCCAGCAGAGCCTCAGGGATGCTACTAACCAAACACCCAGTCAGTCACCCACAATCCTTGAGTCAACATGTCCATGTCCTGGGACGAGCTCACTGAGCTGCAGCCCCTTTGTTTGCTCTGTTCCCTCCAACACTAACGCCACTGGACGTTACTCAGATGAGAGCTGTGGAAAG GTCCAGCTAATCTTGGATGATGGAGACGGCCAGCCACATTCATCTGCAGTTGTGTCTGTTCACCACCAGGCTACAGCAGAGAGCCCACAGAACGACATAGAAGATCCCCCCTCACCCGTCAAGCTGGAAACTCTGTCTTCACCTGAAATCGTCTCGCTGAACCTTGTTACCCACCTTACCTCCAAATCCAACCTCAGCCTCCAGTCACTTTCCGTGACTACAGAGACAATAGATGAGTTTAAACTGGGTACCTGGTGCTCCAGAGGTGTCCTTAACCTGGAGGAAACCCCCAGTGAGGAATCTGATGCCCTGAGGGAAGCGTACAGGAGCTTGGGATTAGGAGAAGATCTTGAGGCTCTCCAAGAGCAACGTGACCGCCTGGAGGGCGCCCTGCAGCACACACAGGAACAGCTGCAGGTGATGGCTCAAGACAACCCTGAACTGAAATCACAACTCAGGAAACAAGCAGAGGAACAAGAAACAGAGACGTCTCCTGCCCAAGGTAACACCATCCTTGCTCAGGATGATCTTGTCCAGGCCCTGAATCAGGAGAACCGGGCTTTGGCGGACCGGATCCAGGAGCTACTGGCTCAAATTGAGCTCAGAGAGCGGGAGATGAAGACAGAGCAAACTCAGCTGAGGGAGCATATTTTTAGGTTAAAGGAGGACCGAGCCcggctggaggaggagaaccAGGAACAAGGGTGTTTGATCACAGAACTCACCAAGAAGACTGAAGATGATCTCAATACTATCATGGAGCTCCAGCAAAAGttagcagagagcagagagtgtaTGGAGGGATCACAGGTTGACAAGGAACTGTGTGGATTTCAATGGCAAAGTGAACATACAGCTGCAATATCAAGACGTTTTCAACAGAACAACCCAGAAGAATGTGTGGATAATTTGGTGGAAAGTGTGCTAAAAGGGGAAGAAGAACCACAGCTGATGTCCAGTCAACAACCAGACGAGTTGATCACAGCATCAGACTCTGATTTTCAACATAATAAACACAATGATTCATTGCAAAACAGCCTACAAAGCAATCTGCAAGTTAGTTCATTGACTGGTGAAGTTGACCAGCTGATGAAGTCGGTCCAGAGCCTCAAAACAGAACAAGAGGAGTTGATTGGCAAAATAAATTCTCTCAGAGACGAGCAAAGAGAAGCAGCTCTGTCAatccaaacacagacagaggagaaacaGCACTTAACTCGGACAGTTTGGGAactgaaggaggagaaagaccGCATCTCTCAATCTCTGGTTGGTCTTAAGCAAAACAGGGAGCATCTAACCAGGACAATCTGTGGGCTGAAAGATGAGAGAGACCAGTTTATAAGGTCCATGAAAAGcctaaaagaggaaaaagagcagCTCTCTACATGCTTATCTGGtcttgaaagagaaaaagagaaactgtTAGAATCGCTCTCAAGtagaaaagaagaaggagaTCAAACCGTGCAATCACTACATAGGTTACAAAAAGAGATTGACCAGTTAAACCAGACAGTGCTCAGTTTGAAACTAGAGAGAGACGAACTAACAGATTCCCTCAAACGTCTGACAGAGCAGAGAGATCAGGAACAACTATCTTCTATTTTACAAGAAGACCGTGACAAGCTGCTAAAGTCAGTTAGTagtttgaaagaagaaaaagaaagaattgaACATTCAATCAGTTGtttgaaacaggaagaaaagcaGACAATGCAATTACTTCAAGacacaagagaggagagaaacagccTGCGAACTGGTTTccacagccacacacaaacacaggagagGAATCAAAAGCATCTGTTGAATCAAAACAGTGTCGGGGTGACAAAGAAGACGGAGACTACTGTCTCAGGGGATTATGCTGCACACAGATGTCAGACTAATAACTACAAAGGAAACTCCATACAG AAGCAAAGTGATCTGATGAGGGAGATTGAAGCTTTGGAAGCAGAACTAAAAAGGTCACAAGAGGAAATGGACAAGAGCCACGTAGAG aCCAAGAGGCTGCACAGTGAGTTGTGTCAGTCAGAAGCCAAgagggaggaggcagagaggagggcGGCTCAAGCAGCTGACAAGGTGATGAGGCTGACAGATGAAGCCAATCAGATGGAAGAAACCAGTATGGAAAATGACCGCCTCACAACTCAG GTGAAGGAGCTGCAGGGCAAACTGGCAGGTCTGGTCAGGGAGAAGACTGATACTCTGACACTGAAGGCACAAATAGAggagcaatacaacatcctcacAGCTCACCTCAAAGCCAAG ACGGTGGCTCTGGAAGAGCTGAACTCTGAGTACATCGCTCTGAAAAGAGGACAGGGCAGCAGAGATGATCTGAGCACTGTTCTCATGTCCCTCCGGACACGTTACAACGACATCAGAGCTAAA tATGATGAACTCCTGAAAAAGAGGAGCCAAACAGATCTGGATGTAGCTCCGTTAAAG GCCAAACTGTCCTGCCTGGTGGTGAAGTGTCAAGAGAGGAACAGCTTATTAGTGCAGATGATGAAAGTGATGCACAAGCACGGCTGCGGGGACTCCACGCTGACGCAGCAGGTCGAGCAGCTGCTCAGTGACTCCGCTCTGCAGGACTACACTGCAGCATTCACACCAGGAGGCACTGTAAAAACCCAGAATTACAGTAGTGTGTTTACACCTGAATTTATTCTAAAATTTCAAGACTACTCCAGTGGATTCACACCTGATCAGACCTTTACTTCAGTCACACCTGTAAACCAGCACCAAAAGGGATTCACACCTGAATCTGGAGTAAAATatggaaaaagtgaaaaacgCTCTTCTATAGTCACCACTGAATTCACAACAAATCTTCAAGACTGCAGTCGTGACATCATACCTGCACCAACAGTAAAGAAAAATGCCAACTCACCTGTGCCAACCTCACCAGTGCAAGAGCATGCCAGTGTCCAGGTGTCACCATCACCTGTTCCAGCAGAGAAAGAGGGCTTGAGTGGCAACACAACACAG CTGTCTCCCTCTGCCAGTGGATCAGAGAAACTTGGATTTCATCATCCAGGCACGAAAGTGCCGTCCTCCCCAGATCCAACCAGTACGTCAGAGGCGAGGAGTAGATCCTCCCTGAgtccttctccttcctcttcaacCACTCGTGTCAGTCCGAGAAGGAGGCTGAGCAGTCCTGAGAAAATCATCAACCTACATGAGCAACTGCAGAAGACTCTGTTGAGCAGCTATCAG GCTCCAgtaagcagaggaagaggagagcagCCCAGGAAAAGTCTGTCATTTTCAGCTCCTGCAGACCTGAGCTCGTCCCCTCAGATGAAGACGCAGAGCCTCGGTGTCAATATTCCACCTACCAACCATCTCTCAGTCACCACTGCTTCAAGCCAAGCTAAGCACACTCCAGTAGTGATAACGAAGCCTGTTGCCACCAATAAGTCAACAACACTTTTTAATGCTGTTGCCTCTAGATCCGCTAACGTGTCATTCAACCCTAACACATTCACAAAGCATCCCTTAAAAGCAGATATATCAACAACTGCTGGTCTTTCTAGCTCCTCCAGCTCTTTTATTAACACTGTTGCATCAAGCAAAGAGAAATCCACCTTAAGCAGTGGCACTAATATATCAATATCCTCAAAACTGAAAAGGCAATCAACTGCTATCCCTGATGCTAAACATACAGCAACCACTGTCAGATCTGCAGCTACTGACTCGAATGTCTTAATATTTCTTGACACAAATCCAAAAACCACTGCCTCAGACACAAGTGCCCCAAGCATATCAACTGCCCCTAAGGCTAATATTTTTAGCATGGCTTCAAACATGGATGGTGCTGCCCCTGCATACGCCGGCCTCGCATTCACTTCCTCCTGCACTCAATCTGCTCACTGCTCTCCTGAAATATCATCCAAGTCTCTCAGGAAGTCCCCTGCTGCTCCAGAGAAGACCAAAACACCAAGACCAAAACCAG AAGCTCCAGCAGACGTGCGCTCCGTTGAGGTCATCAAAACAGTGGGTCAGAGCAGCCTCATGATTGGCTGGGAGAGGCCGCCGCTCGACGAGCTGGGCTGCAGTAACGGCACGTTTGTGTATGGATACAGG GTGTTTGTGGACAGCGACTTCCACAAGTCCGTCATGAGCTCAGCGTGCACCAAG TGTATTCTGGAGAACGTCAACCTGAGTGTCCCATTCTACATCAGCGTCCAAACGCTGGGCTCTAATGGTTTGAGTTCGAACAGTGTCCACACCATGTACAGGACTTCAGTCAGGACAGACCACGACTGA